One segment of Balaenoptera ricei isolate mBalRic1 chromosome 8, mBalRic1.hap2, whole genome shotgun sequence DNA contains the following:
- the BMAL1 gene encoding basic helix-loop-helix ARNT-like protein 1 isoform X7, with protein MAEQRMDISSTISDFMSPGATDLLSSPLGTGGMDCNRKRKGSSTDYQESMDTDKDDPHGRLEYTEHQGRIKNAREAHSQIEKRRRDKMNSFIDELASLVPTCNAMSRKLDKLTVLRMAVQHMKTLRGATNPYTEANYKPTFLSDDELKHLILRAADGFLFVVGCDRGKILFVSESVFKILNYSQNDLIGQSLFDYLHPKDIAKVKEQLSSSDTAPRERLIDAKTGLPVKTDITPGPSRLCSGARRSFFCRMKCNRPSVKVEDKDFPSTCSKKKADRKSFCTIHSTGYLKSWPPTKMGLDEDNEPDNEGCNLSCLVAIGRLHSHMVPQPANGEIRVKSMEYVSRHAIDGKFVFVDQRATAILAYLPQELLGTSCYEYFHQDDIGHLAECHRQVLQTREKITTNCYKFKIKDGSFITLRSRWFSFMNPWTKEVEYIVSTNTVVLANVLEGGEPSFPQPTASPRSMDGTLPSGEDSSVVGGPKRTHPTVPGIPGGTRAGAGKIGRMIAEEIMEIHRF; from the exons ATGGCCGAACAGAGAATGGACATTTCTTCAACTATCAGCGACTTCATGTCCCCAGGCGCCACCGACCTCCTCTCCAGCCCCCTGGGCACCGGTGGCATGGATTGCAACCGGAAACGCAAGGGCAGCTCCACGGACTACCA aGAAAGCATGGACACAGACAAAGATGACCCTCATGGAAG gttagAATACACAGAGCACCAAGGAAGGATCAAAAATGCAAG GGAAGCTCACAGCCAGATTGAAAAGAGGCGTCGGGATAAAATGAACAGTTTTATTGATGAACTGGCTTCTTTGGTACCAACGTGCAACGCGATGTCCAGGAAATTAGATAAACTTACTGTGCTGAGGATGGCTGTTCAGCACATGAAAACATTACGAG gTGCCACCAATCCATACACAGAAGCAAACTACAAACCGACTTTTCTATCAGATGATGAATTGAAACACCTTATTCTCAGG GCAGCAGATGGATTTTTGTTTGTCGTAGGATGTGACCGAGGGAAGATCCTCTTTGTGTCAGAGTCTGTCTTCAAGATCCTCAACTACAGCCAG AATGATCTGATTGGTCAGAGTTTATTTGACTACCTGCATCCTAAAGATATCGCCAAAGTCAAGGAGCAGCTCTCCTCCTCTGACACTGCACCCCGGGAGCGGCTCATAGATGCAAAAA CTGGACTTCCAGTTAAAACAGATATAACCCCTGGGCCATCTCGATTATGTTCTGGAGCACGGCGTTCTTTCTTCTGTAGGATGAAGTGTAACAGGCCTTCCGTAAAGGTTGAAGACAAGGATTTCCCCTCCACCTGCTCAAAGAAAAAAG CAGAtcgaaaaagcttctgcacaatcCACAGCACAGGCTATTTGAAAAGTTGGCCGCCCACAAAAATGGGGCTGGACGAAGACAACGAACCAGACAACGAGGGGTGTAATCTCAGCTGCCTTGTCGCCATCGGACGACTGCACTCTCACATGGTTCCACAACCGGCGAACGGGGAAATCAGGGTGAAATCTATGGAATATGTCTCTCGGCATGCAATAGATGggaagtttgtttttgtagaccAGAG GGCAACAGCTATTTTGGCATATTTACCACAAGAACTTCTAGGCACCTCATGTTATGAATATTTTCACCAAGATGACATAGGACATCTCGCAGAATGTCATAGGCAAG ttttacAGACAAGAGAAAAGATTACAACTAATTGCTATAAGTTTAAAATCAAAGACGGTTCTTTCATCACACTACGGAGTCGGTGGTTCAGTTTCATGAACCCTTGGACCAAGGAAGTAGAATACATTGTCTCCACCAACACCGTTGTTTT AGCCAACGTCCTGGAAGGCGGGGAGCCGAGCTTCCCTCAGCCCACAGCATCCCCCCGCAGCATGGACGGCACGCTGCCCTCTGGAGAAG ATTCCTCTGTTGTAGGTGGCCCAAAGAGGACCCACCCCACTGTTCCAGGGATTCCAGGGGgaaccagggctggggcaggaaaaaTAGGTCGAATGATTGCTGAGGAAATCATGGAAATCCACAG